A single genomic interval of Syntrophaceae bacterium harbors:
- a CDS encoding N-acetyltransferase has product MRIRFARLAEGDREAVIDIFNHYIENSFAAYPEEAVPYAFFDRFLELTEGYPAFTARDEERGGRVVGFAFLRPVHPLPAFRRAAEISAFIDPAYTGRGIGTGLLERVIAGARRKGVDTVLANVSSLNEASLRFHERHGFVECGRFRRVAEKKGRDLDAVWMQLIL; this is encoded by the coding sequence ATGCGAATTCGCTTTGCACGCTTGGCCGAGGGCGACCGGGAGGCCGTCATCGACATCTTCAACCACTACATCGAGAACAGCTTTGCGGCCTACCCCGAGGAGGCGGTGCCGTACGCCTTCTTCGACCGCTTCCTCGAGCTGACGGAGGGGTACCCGGCCTTCACCGCGAGGGACGAGGAACGCGGCGGCCGGGTCGTCGGGTTCGCCTTCCTCCGCCCGGTTCACCCGCTCCCCGCGTTTCGGCGTGCGGCGGAGATCAGCGCGTTCATCGACCCGGCCTACACGGGCAGAGGGATCGGAACGGGGTTGCTCGAGCGGGTCATCGCCGGGGCGAGGCGCAAGGGGGTCGACACCGTCCTGGCCAACGTCTCCTCGCTCAACGAGGCAAGCCTGCGCTTTCACGAGCGTCACGGGTTCGTGGAGTGCGGGCGGTTCCGGCGCGTCGCGGAGAAGAAGGGGCGTGACCTCGACGCGGTGTGGATGCAGCTGATCCTGTGA
- a CDS encoding DUF169 domain-containing protein, translating to MTGQSYAEAAEFIRNNVRLRTLPVAVKFLKDKSFPEKTRQPSVALGKRVAVCQAVSMARLYGWTVGLAKEDLICVPAGIAFGLTNADDTAAAIGRLFCGGAYARTEETGTREGMSICRLGKDEYAALLIAPLARASFDPDVVVLYGNPAQVMRFVQAWSWQEGERIAGNFGGKIECAEYLIAPFREQKPRVAVPGMGDRVFSITQDDEMVFALPAKGLAQLVTGLQEAGKKVGAGYPVTFFLNFQPEFPPHFKTLGKELGLL from the coding sequence ATGACGGGACAGAGTTACGCGGAAGCGGCGGAATTCATCCGGAACAACGTCAGGTTGAGGACCTTGCCCGTGGCCGTGAAGTTCCTGAAGGACAAGTCCTTCCCGGAAAAGACCAGGCAGCCCTCCGTGGCGCTGGGGAAGAGGGTCGCCGTCTGCCAGGCCGTGAGCATGGCCCGGCTCTATGGCTGGACGGTGGGCCTTGCGAAGGAGGACCTGATCTGCGTGCCCGCGGGCATCGCCTTCGGCCTCACGAATGCCGACGACACGGCGGCCGCCATCGGCAGGCTCTTCTGCGGGGGGGCGTACGCCAGGACGGAGGAGACGGGGACCCGGGAGGGCATGTCCATCTGCCGGCTCGGGAAGGACGAGTACGCGGCGCTGCTCATCGCCCCGCTCGCCCGGGCATCCTTCGATCCGGACGTCGTCGTGCTCTACGGCAATCCCGCGCAGGTGATGCGTTTCGTCCAGGCCTGGAGCTGGCAGGAGGGGGAGCGCATCGCCGGGAACTTCGGCGGGAAGATCGAATGCGCCGAGTACCTGATCGCGCCGTTCAGGGAACAGAAGCCCCGCGTGGCCGTGCCCGGCATGGGCGACCGCGTGTTCTCGATCACCCAGGACGACGAGATGGTCTTCGCGCTGCCCGCCAAGGGGCTCGCGCAGCTCGTGACGGGGCTGCAGGAGGCGGGCAAGAAGGTGGGCGCGGGGTATCCCGTGACGTTCTTCCTGAACTTCCAGCCCGAGTTCCCCCCGCATTTCAAGACGCTGGGGAAGGAGCTGGGTTTGCTGTAG